The Bernardetia litoralis DSM 6794 genome includes a window with the following:
- a CDS encoding TauD/TfdA dioxygenase family protein, translating into MNTNLETTKERPTVKSSEAFPNYTLPCRIFENVDVKNLTQEEFEEIRKAVPQNGVILIKNQHLSLDELVAWTKRFGEPVELADGLRFNNFHKEYPEVTRISNILPSGELLQNYSGAEYWHSDGDFWQAPKNYVFSCLYAEKVPPKGGETGFADLRLAYNGLKQELKDKIKNLRVWVSPKNIPDFEGAKDDELPPDAYHNIAYLHPETQLLCLYFGCTASDIEGLSREDGQILLKELMAEVEKDEYIYAHKWSPNDLLIWDNTSTMHRSLGGYGNYPRLMYRTQAYVK; encoded by the coding sequence ATGAATACAAACCTAGAAACAACAAAAGAAAGACCAACTGTAAAGAGTTCGGAGGCTTTTCCTAATTATACACTTCCTTGTAGAATTTTTGAGAATGTAGATGTCAAAAATCTGACTCAAGAAGAGTTTGAAGAAATACGTAAAGCAGTTCCTCAAAACGGTGTTATTCTTATCAAAAATCAACATCTTTCTTTAGATGAATTGGTAGCTTGGACAAAACGTTTTGGAGAACCTGTTGAGCTTGCCGATGGACTTCGTTTTAATAATTTCCATAAAGAATACCCAGAGGTTACACGTATTTCGAATATTTTGCCGAGTGGAGAATTATTACAAAACTATTCGGGTGCAGAGTATTGGCATAGTGATGGCGATTTTTGGCAAGCTCCCAAAAATTATGTTTTCAGTTGCTTGTATGCTGAAAAAGTACCACCAAAAGGAGGAGAAACAGGTTTTGCAGATTTGAGATTGGCATACAATGGACTTAAGCAAGAACTAAAAGATAAAATTAAGAATCTTCGTGTATGGGTTTCGCCTAAAAACATTCCTGACTTTGAGGGTGCAAAAGATGACGAGCTTCCACCTGATGCCTATCATAATATTGCATATTTACACCCAGAAACGCAACTTTTGTGTTTGTATTTTGGCTGTACGGCTTCTGATATTGAGGGGTTGAGTAGAGAAGATGGACAAATTCTTTTGAAAGAACTCATGGCAGAAGTCGAAAAAGATGAATATATTTATGCTCACAAATGGAGTCCAAACGATCTTTTAATTTGGGATAATACCTCAACGATGCACCGTAGTTTGGGTGGATATGGAAATTATCCTCGTTTGATGTATCGTACACAAGCGTATGTAAAATAA
- a CDS encoding ParA family protein, whose protein sequence is MIISFISRKGGTGKTTNITHLATTLASQKKRVLLIETDTNYTLTTLRKMELFKKKVTEKDAPFQILGSTDESIINELKKYKKEKKYDYILVDSAGKTTDEAIRKLCLESDLVIVPTSLSQNDLLVAYQTIQDLKPAQEINKKLKIAILPNRIHNRTNPKTVENVLSSLKATIIPTFVVTKNKMAEFSTLNPIEEYEEIAKNIVSLLNK, encoded by the coding sequence ATGATAATTTCTTTCATTAGCCGAAAAGGTGGAACAGGCAAAACCACCAACATTACACATCTTGCTACCACACTTGCCAGCCAAAAAAAACGTGTTTTACTTATCGAAACTGATACAAACTATACACTCACAACACTTCGAAAAATGGAGCTTTTCAAAAAGAAAGTTACTGAAAAAGATGCTCCTTTTCAAATTTTAGGCTCAACAGATGAAAGCATTATTAATGAACTCAAAAAATACAAAAAAGAAAAAAAATATGATTATATATTAGTAGATAGTGCAGGAAAAACAACTGATGAAGCTATTCGAAAACTATGTTTAGAGTCTGATTTAGTAATTGTTCCGACAAGTCTTTCTCAAAATGATTTGCTAGTTGCTTATCAAACCATACAAGATTTGAAACCTGCACAAGAGATAAACAAAAAACTCAAAATTGCAATTCTTCCAAACAGAATCCATAATAGAACAAATCCAAAAACGGTTGAAAATGTCCTTTCTAGCTTAAAAGCGACTATTATTCCTACTTTTGTAGTAACAAAAAATAAAATGGCAGAATTTTCTACTCTAAATCCTATTGAGGAATATGAAGAAATTGCAAAAAATATTGTATCTTTATTAAACAAGTAA
- the hemA gene encoding glutamyl-tRNA reductase, with translation MQLSFKALTINYKTAPVEVREKLSLSESECQSFLQKASEMFALSELFVLSTCNRTEIYYSLPENSIIEGTANIPQACPFSSSKPLSQKLIALLITQKGLSNSENYFPYFKFIEEHKEAVKHLFSVSMGLQSQVIGDIQISNQVKKAYQYSADLNLASPFLHRLLHTVFYTNKRVAQETSFRDGAASVSYAAAEMTSELAQTVIQPKVLVIGVGEIGGDVVRNLDKDDYHTVTIMNRTFEKAQEFAKTHHFEVAKIENLQDEVKKADVIICSVAANEPLLTKKLVEEIQGVRFKYLIDLSVPRSIEPEVEQIPHVSVFNIDQIQNRTAEVIERRKSSIPHVQSIIDEAIEGFEDWSKEMIVSPTIHRLKNALEQIRKEEINRHLKNLDEQEIQKIEKITKGMMQKIIKLPVIQLKAACKRGEAETLVDVLNDLFNLEENEKV, from the coding sequence ATGCAACTCAGTTTTAAGGCTTTAACCATCAATTATAAAACAGCACCTGTTGAAGTGCGAGAGAAACTTTCTTTAAGTGAATCAGAATGTCAGAGTTTTCTGCAAAAGGCTTCTGAGATGTTTGCTTTAAGTGAGCTTTTTGTCCTTTCTACTTGTAACAGAACTGAAATATATTATAGTTTACCAGAAAATAGTATTATAGAAGGTACAGCGAATATACCCCAAGCCTGCCCTTTTTCGTCTTCCAAACCTCTCTCTCAAAAACTAATTGCTTTACTTATTACTCAAAAAGGACTTTCCAATTCTGAAAATTATTTTCCTTATTTTAAATTTATTGAGGAGCATAAAGAAGCTGTTAAACATCTTTTTTCGGTTTCAATGGGATTGCAATCACAAGTAATTGGAGATATTCAAATTAGTAATCAAGTAAAAAAAGCCTATCAATATAGCGCAGATTTAAACCTAGCAAGTCCGTTTTTACATCGTCTTTTACACACTGTTTTTTATACAAATAAGCGTGTAGCACAAGAAACCAGTTTTAGAGATGGAGCTGCCTCGGTTTCGTATGCAGCAGCAGAAATGACTTCAGAACTTGCTCAGACAGTGATTCAACCAAAAGTTTTGGTTATTGGAGTGGGAGAAATTGGAGGAGATGTGGTCAGAAATTTGGATAAGGACGATTATCATACCGTAACAATTATGAATCGTACTTTTGAAAAGGCACAAGAATTTGCAAAGACACACCATTTTGAAGTGGCTAAAATAGAAAATCTGCAAGATGAAGTCAAAAAAGCTGATGTAATTATTTGTTCGGTGGCTGCAAATGAACCACTTCTAACCAAAAAATTAGTAGAAGAAATTCAAGGTGTACGTTTCAAGTATTTGATTGATTTGTCTGTTCCAAGAAGTATTGAGCCAGAAGTTGAGCAAATTCCTCATGTAAGTGTATTTAATATCGACCAAATTCAGAATCGTACAGCAGAAGTAATAGAACGTAGAAAATCATCTATTCCACATGTACAATCCATAATTGATGAAGCAATAGAAGGGTTTGAGGATTGGAGTAAAGAAATGATTGTTTCGCCAACAATTCACAGATTAAAAAATGCTTTGGAGCAAATCCGAAAAGAAGAAATAAACCGTCATTTAAAAAATTTAGATGAACAAGAAATACAGAAAATAGAAAAAATTACAAAAGGAATGATGCAAAAAATAATCAAACTTCCTGTCATTCAATTAAAGGCAGCTTGCAAGCGTGGAGAAGCCGAAACATTGGTAGATGTTTTGAATGATTTGTTTAATTTAGAAGAAAATGAAAAAGTATAA
- a CDS encoding chromate transporter: MKKLRNYIFLKDILLLALTAFGGPQAHIAMCLDILVVKRGYITEAELIELNALCQILPGPTSTQTLMAVGYKRGGTFLAFWTLLVWILPATIFMTAAAIGLAYIQKQEISLNFTRFIQPMAIGFVSFAALRISRKVVKTKTAFVLMILAGIVSYFYRTPWVFPLILIAGGLVTAIKFDKEEKEEKQKFDIQWRFLILYGSVFIGVALLANLTKGVLLLIFENFYRNGSLIFGGGQVLIPVLFTEFVTFKEFLTADEFLSGYALVQAVPGPVFSFAAFVGALTMYKRLSWLQTSFLAGSGYFEVFFSGTFGGALGGILGGILGGFTASIAVFLPGMFLIFFVIRFWEQLKKYRPIKASLEGVNGASAGLVIAGAFLLLEPIEKSPLNIGIMLVTFLILQFTKVPAPFLILIGLLIGFIF, translated from the coding sequence GTGAAAAAATTACGCAATTATATTTTTTTGAAGGATATTTTACTGCTTGCCTTAACTGCTTTTGGAGGGCCTCAAGCACATATTGCTATGTGCTTAGATATTTTGGTTGTAAAAAGAGGTTATATAACTGAAGCCGAACTGATTGAACTCAATGCACTTTGCCAGATTTTGCCAGGCCCTACTTCTACCCAAACTTTAATGGCTGTTGGCTACAAACGAGGAGGAACATTCCTTGCCTTTTGGACACTTTTAGTTTGGATTTTGCCAGCTACAATTTTTATGACGGCTGCTGCAATTGGGCTTGCCTACATTCAAAAACAAGAAATTTCTTTAAATTTTACTCGCTTTATTCAGCCTATGGCAATTGGTTTTGTATCTTTTGCTGCACTCCGAATTTCTCGCAAAGTAGTCAAAACAAAGACAGCATTTGTGCTAATGATTTTGGCAGGAATTGTTTCTTATTTTTATCGAACACCTTGGGTTTTTCCTCTAATTTTGATTGCTGGAGGGCTAGTAACAGCAATAAAATTTGATAAGGAAGAGAAAGAAGAAAAACAAAAATTTGATATTCAGTGGCGTTTTTTGATTCTGTATGGAAGTGTTTTTATTGGGGTTGCTCTTTTAGCAAATCTTACAAAAGGTGTTTTATTACTTATTTTTGAAAATTTTTATAGGAATGGAAGTCTTATTTTTGGTGGTGGACAAGTTCTAATTCCTGTTCTTTTCACAGAATTTGTAACCTTCAAAGAATTTTTGACAGCCGATGAGTTTTTGTCTGGTTATGCACTGGTGCAGGCTGTTCCAGGTCCTGTATTTTCATTTGCTGCTTTTGTGGGTGCACTTACGATGTATAAGCGTCTTTCTTGGCTTCAGACTTCTTTTTTGGCTGGCTCGGGTTATTTTGAAGTTTTTTTTAGTGGTACTTTTGGAGGAGCTTTAGGTGGAATTTTGGGGGGAATATTAGGAGGTTTTACGGCTTCAATAGCTGTTTTTTTACCAGGAATGTTTCTGATTTTCTTTGTGATTCGTTTTTGGGAACAGCTCAAAAAATACCGTCCTATAAAAGCATCTTTGGAGGGAGTAAATGGTGCAAGTGCAGGATTAGTAATTGCAGGAGCTTTTTTGCTTTTAGAGCCTATCGAAAAATCTCCCCTCAATATTGGTATTATGTTGGTTACTTTTTTGATTCTTCAATTTACAAAAGTACCTGCTCCTTTTTTGATTTTGATAGGACTTTTGATTGGGTTTATTTTTTAG
- a CDS encoding alanine racemase translates to MAYVKLYKKKLEHNYKFLDDLFKQEGVEWGVVTKLFCGTEKYLQEIVNLGVTEVHDSRISNLQKLKELKPDIQTVYIKPPAKRSISNIISYADVSLNTEFDTIKMLSEEAKKQDKLHKIIIMIEMGDLREGVMPDDVVEFYAQIFKLPNIRVIGLGTNLNCMHGVLPSEDKLIQLSLYKKIIELTFGREIPWVSAGTTVTLPLVLRHLLPKGVNHFRVGEALYWGNDIFTNGYIDGMETDVLEFFAEVVEITEKPLIPTGVLAENPSGEMFQINEEDYGKMSYRCIIDVGLLDIRPEFLIPKDETIELVGASSDMLVIDLKTNPNNYKIGDVVAFKLKYMGALSLMNSNYVEKIVE, encoded by the coding sequence ATGGCCTACGTAAAACTTTATAAGAAAAAGTTAGAACACAATTACAAATTTTTAGACGACTTATTCAAACAAGAAGGTGTTGAATGGGGAGTAGTAACAAAACTATTTTGTGGTACAGAAAAATATCTTCAAGAAATAGTAAATCTAGGTGTAACAGAAGTACACGATTCTAGAATTAGTAACCTCCAAAAACTCAAAGAATTAAAGCCTGATATTCAGACGGTTTACATAAAACCTCCTGCCAAACGAAGTATTTCAAATATTATTAGTTATGCCGATGTGAGTTTGAACACTGAATTTGATACAATAAAAATGCTTTCTGAAGAAGCCAAAAAACAAGATAAACTGCATAAAATTATTATTATGATAGAAATGGGTGACCTTCGTGAAGGAGTTATGCCTGATGATGTAGTAGAGTTTTATGCTCAAATATTCAAACTTCCAAATATTCGTGTTATTGGTTTGGGTACAAATCTAAATTGTATGCATGGAGTTTTGCCTTCGGAAGATAAACTAATTCAACTTTCTCTTTACAAAAAAATAATTGAACTTACTTTTGGAAGAGAAATTCCTTGGGTTTCGGCAGGAACAACAGTAACACTTCCTTTAGTTTTGAGACATTTATTACCAAAAGGAGTAAATCATTTTAGAGTGGGAGAGGCCCTCTATTGGGGAAACGATATTTTTACAAATGGATATATTGATGGAATGGAAACGGATGTATTAGAGTTTTTTGCTGAGGTGGTAGAAATCACTGAAAAGCCTCTGATTCCTACTGGTGTTTTGGCTGAAAACCCAAGTGGGGAAATGTTCCAAATCAATGAAGAAGATTATGGAAAAATGTCTTATCGATGTATTATTGATGTGGGTTTGTTAGATATTCGTCCAGAGTTTTTGATTCCAAAAGATGAAACTATTGAGCTTGTGGGAGCAAGTTCGGATATGCTTGTCATTGATTTAAAAACAAATCCGAATAATTACAAAATTGGAGATGTAGTCGCTTTCAAACTCAAATATATGGGTGCGCTTTCACTTATGAATTCGAATTATGTAGAGAAAATTGTGGAGTAA